One Thiocapsa sp. genomic window carries:
- a CDS encoding chemotaxis protein CheW, with translation MDLERTESQSDLSDRNALELLLERRRGADARILEVETAKVKLVIFVVGEALLAFPARVLAEILPLTTIHVVPGFPPALEGVINIRGDIASVVRLGDLLGMTHIPSARRSAILLGQGTQVRSGLRVDRVVDVLDVTEESIQAPPDSLPEPLRGLATGVFEHAGQVVILLDLDRVFQTLLPEQR, from the coding sequence ATGGATCTTGAGCGAACCGAATCGCAGTCCGATCTGTCCGACCGCAACGCGCTGGAGTTGCTCCTGGAGCGACGACGCGGAGCCGACGCTCGGATCCTCGAGGTCGAGACCGCCAAGGTCAAACTCGTGATCTTCGTCGTCGGCGAGGCGTTGCTTGCCTTCCCGGCGCGCGTGCTGGCGGAGATCCTCCCGCTCACGACCATCCATGTCGTCCCGGGCTTCCCACCGGCGCTGGAGGGCGTCATCAATATTCGCGGCGACATCGCCTCGGTGGTCCGCCTCGGCGATCTGTTGGGCATGACGCATATCCCGTCCGCCCGTCGCTCGGCCATCCTGCTCGGCCAAGGCACGCAGGTGCGCAGCGGGTTGCGGGTCGATCGGGTGGTCGACGTCCTGGACGTGACCGAAGAGTCCATCCAAGCACCGCCGGACAGCTTGCCCGAGCCGCTGCGCGGGCTCGCAACCGGGGTGTTCGAGCATGCGGGACAGGTCGTGATCCTGCTCGATCTGGATCGGGTGTTTCAGACCCTGTTGCCCGAGCAGCGGTGA
- a CDS encoding diguanylate cyclase — protein MAAERGNVPIPAAPNKAESFQIRKARLRTSFLSQLPGRLADARRAVAKLRASEIDHAHLDALYILFHTLKGSGATFGFRQISDAAESAEQAVRHAMDSGGRVEAALPAELARLLDDLAALALAAEVQVDPDVTPGFELPGPEPEPTSGHALGARPGQPADRSQRMVYLCDDDPDLAAQLAGQLGCFGYRVRAFTTLADLREAVDAERPSAMILDVVFPEDENAGPKMLAELRAGEEEAIPCIFISCRDDFGGRLQAVRAGGSAYCTKPIKTVELLEFLDRLTSPHPPEPINVLVVDDDRELAQFHATVLEEAGMVAKAVSDPEQVLSLLDTFDADLVLMDMYMPDCSGPELSRILRQMPGHVSLPIIYVSSETDVERQHKALAVGADGFLTKPIEPDRLIAEVGLRAERMRILHSLMVRDGLTGLFNHNAIMQFLEVAVANARRAGTSLCFAMLDVDHFKSVNDTYGHPTGDQVLMALSRTLRLRLRDDDLVGRYGGEEFAVVLNGVGVEQARRILDALRTSFSNVTFFSDGQEFRCTFSVGVAHFPTFDTPDAMTEAADRALYRAKKGGRNRVEIATEQDTLPEPEPEPAPTPESTGTSDGS, from the coding sequence GCGCCGTCGCCAAACTGCGCGCGAGCGAGATCGATCATGCGCATCTCGACGCGCTCTACATCCTCTTCCATACCTTGAAGGGATCGGGCGCCACCTTCGGCTTCCGACAGATCAGCGATGCCGCCGAGAGCGCCGAGCAGGCCGTGCGCCATGCCATGGACTCGGGCGGACGGGTCGAGGCCGCGCTGCCGGCCGAGCTCGCGCGCCTGCTGGACGATCTCGCCGCCTTGGCGCTCGCCGCCGAGGTGCAGGTGGACCCCGATGTGACTCCCGGATTCGAGCTTCCCGGGCCGGAGCCCGAGCCGACATCCGGACACGCGCTCGGCGCACGCCCCGGACAACCCGCGGATCGCAGCCAGCGGATGGTCTATCTCTGCGACGACGACCCGGATCTTGCCGCGCAACTGGCCGGTCAGCTCGGCTGTTTCGGCTACCGCGTGCGGGCCTTCACGACCCTCGCCGACCTGCGCGAGGCGGTCGATGCCGAACGCCCGTCGGCGATGATCCTCGACGTGGTCTTTCCCGAGGACGAGAACGCCGGGCCGAAGATGCTGGCCGAGCTCAGGGCCGGAGAAGAGGAGGCGATCCCCTGCATCTTCATCTCCTGTCGCGACGACTTCGGCGGGCGCCTCCAGGCGGTACGCGCGGGCGGCAGCGCCTACTGCACCAAGCCGATCAAGACGGTCGAGCTGCTGGAATTCCTCGATCGGCTCACCAGCCCGCATCCGCCCGAGCCCATCAATGTCCTGGTGGTGGACGACGACCGCGAGCTGGCCCAGTTCCATGCGACGGTCCTGGAAGAGGCCGGCATGGTCGCCAAGGCGGTGAGCGATCCGGAGCAGGTGCTGAGTCTGCTCGACACCTTCGATGCCGATCTGGTGCTGATGGACATGTACATGCCGGATTGCTCGGGGCCGGAGCTGTCTCGGATCCTGCGCCAGATGCCGGGGCATGTGAGCCTGCCGATCATCTATGTTTCCTCCGAGACGGACGTGGAGCGCCAGCACAAGGCGCTCGCGGTCGGCGCCGACGGCTTTCTGACCAAACCGATCGAGCCGGACCGGCTGATCGCCGAGGTCGGTCTGCGTGCCGAGCGGATGCGCATCCTGCACTCCCTGATGGTCCGCGACGGTCTGACCGGGCTCTTCAACCACAACGCGATCATGCAGTTCCTGGAGGTCGCCGTGGCGAATGCGCGCCGTGCCGGGACGTCCCTGTGCTTCGCCATGCTCGACGTCGATCACTTCAAATCGGTCAACGACACCTACGGCCATCCGACCGGCGATCAGGTCCTCATGGCGCTGAGCCGCACACTGCGTCTGCGCCTGCGCGACGACGACCTGGTCGGGCGCTACGGCGGTGAGGAGTTCGCGGTGGTTCTGAACGGTGTGGGCGTGGAGCAAGCCCGGCGCATCCTCGATGCCTTGCGCACCAGCTTCTCCAACGTGACCTTTTTCTCGGACGGACAGGAGTTCCGCTGCACCTTCAGCGTCGGGGTAGCGCACTTTCCGACCTTCGACACCCCGGACGCCATGACCGAGGCCGCCGACCGGGCGCTCTACCGGGCCAAGAAGGGCGGTCGCAATCGCGTCGAGATCGCGACGGAGCAAGACACTTTGCCCGAGCCCGAGCCCGAGCCCGCGCCCACGCCTGAATCGACGGGGACATCCGATGGATCTTGA